Part of the Rhodothermales bacterium genome, GGTGCCGACGCCGCAGTAGTACGGTCCCTGCGGGCCCGGGTAGCCATCGGTCGGGAAACCCAGGGGTTTGCCGTCCATCGTGAGCACGTATTCCTGCTCGTAACCCAGCCAGAGATCCGGATCATCCTCGAACGTGGCGCGGGCGTTGGTGGCGTGGGGCGTGCCATCGGCGTTGAGGACCTCGCACAGCACCAGGTAGGCATTGGCGCGGTCTGCATCGGGCGCGAGGCGAACCGCTTTGAGCAAACAATCGGACGAGCGGCCTTCCGCCTGCTGCGTCGAGCTGCCGTCGAAACCCCACTCCGGGCAGTCCTTGAGCGTCGGCGGCTTGCTCAGCGTGACAATTTTCGTTTTGCTACGAAGATTCGGCTCGGGTGTATACCCGTCGAGCCAGATGTACTCGAGCTTATACTTGGTGCTCATAGGGATGGAAGCGTGGATGAATAAGTGCGTGGATAGAAAACTCCGATGGAGCGGATAAGCCCCGGCCTCGCCGTGCTCGCGAGGCGAGCGCTGGGTCAACGAGCTACCGTGGCGCGTCGCCCGAGCACTCATACCAGTGCCATACATGCGGACGGCGCATACTGTCTTAAAAAATTAGGCTAATCCGGCCCCAAATATAGCTTGCGTCTTTTTCCTATTCAATCGGAGTCAAAAAAGCAGGACGCACTTCGCCAAATATTTATGAATCAAGAGCCGGTGAACACATTAATAATTAAGCAGGAACAGCGTGGATGGTGCCGTATCGATGAGCCGGCGCAGTTAGTTCCGGCGCTTATTTTCTTAAGCGACGGGGAGGAGAGGTACTCGATGGAGAAGAGCGCGGACCCACAAAAAAATGGGGGCCGGAGGGGATCCGGCCCCGAAAGGGGTCTCAGGTGGGCTCGCCGGCCAGGAGATCGGACGGCACTACGTCTATCTCTCGCGTCTCCTTGTAGGTGCTCAGCACGATGCTCGTCGAGGTCCCCTGCACGCTCGGCCACGACTGGAGCCGGGCGAGCAACTGCTCGAGCGTCGTCGTGTTGCGCGTGCGGATTTTGAGGATGTGCGAGCCCTCGCCGGTGATCGAGTGGACCTCCTGCACCTCGGGCAGCTCCGACGCGCGGCGGACGAACTCGGGATACCCATCCGAGTTTTCGACCCGCACGCGGATGAACGCGGTGATGTCGATATGCAGGCGTTTTGCGCTGACGACGGCAAAGTAGCCCGTGATCACACCACGCTCCTCCAACTTGCGCATCCGCTCGCTCACGGAAGGGACCGAAAGGCCCACCTCCTCCGCGATGCGGTTGCGCTTCATCCGTCCCTGCGCCTGGAGCAGCGAAAGGATTTTTACGTCGATCTCATCTATTCTGTCCATTGACAGCGTCTCCTAATAATTTTAACATTCACGCCGCAAAGCTACATCAACGGCGGGAGACGAGTCAACAGATAGTTTAAATTCTTACGTCACGCCTGATTTTTGAGGTATACGAGCAGTTGTGAGCGGGACAGTTTGGTGATGTACTCCAGAATATTGCGATGCTCCTGGCTATACGATCCCCGCGACAGGCTCGGGATATACGTCTTGAGCGCGTCGAAGTAGGAGCCTACGGGCGCCGCGTCGCGGACGAACTGCGAGGTAAGGATGTCGCGGACGGTATGGAAGTAGGTGTCGAAGGTGGAGACACACACCTTGCCCTTCTTCACATACGAATCGTGCATGACGGTCTGCACCTTCTGCGTGGCCTGTTCGATGGCCTGTTCGACCTCTTCCGGGCGGAGCACCTGCTCGTGCGCGGCGGCGGCTTCCTCGTTGGTCTCGCCGACATGGACGTAGGCGGAGCGGATGGCCTGCGCGAACCCGGTGACCGGGTAGGCATTACAATAATACGGGTGTTCGGCCGCGAACTCGACGAAAGACGAGACCAATTCGTGCGAGCTGGCCGAGCGGCACAGCCAGGCCGTCAGATGGGCTTCGAGCACCTCGACGGGCGCGATCGGCGCGCTGCTGAGTTCGGACGATTCGAACGAGCCGGCGATGAGCCACGCGCTGCCGTTGTAGCGCTCGAGTTGGAGGCGCTCATCGGCCTTGACCGCATCCTTGATGTTCCGGATGATCTTGGCGAGCGTCGGGTCCGCTTCGCGGTAGCGACGGAAGAGCCCTTCGTTGACCTTACTGAAGATGAGCCGGCGAAGGACGATGTAGAGATCCTGGTCGTTCAACTTCTGCCATTTCAGCGGGCCGAAGTACTGATCCAGGAGGTTGAACCGGCCTTTTTCGTCACGCTGAAAGAGATCCGCGTAACAATCCAGTGCCAGGTCCTCCAGCGTAAGCCCGAATAAATGAGGCAGCAAGTAGCCGGACCGGGCCTTTTTCTGCAGGTACGCCAGCGCAAGCCGGTAGCATTCGTCAACTAATTTATTCACCGAGGCGCGCTCGGGGCGATCACAAAGAGTCGCTGCGAGGATTCGTTTGATTTTCAACTTCTTCGGTCGTCATGGGGTGGTGAGTAGATCGCTAGCCCAGGGGTGGTGCATGATACCACCAGTCAGCAGGGATTTTTTCAGCGCAAACCGCAGGAGGTTATGCGCCGTCGACTGGTGATGAATGCGCCTTTTATCGATCGATCACGGAAGGGTTGGTATTCCTCGAAGAGGCGTGATCCGGCGGTTTTATGCACCGCCTGGAGAGCGAAACGAACACAGAGCGTTGTGCATGCCTAATCAACTGAGATAACGCCTCGGGAATGTCACGAAGCTGTGTCCTTTCAATCGTAAGTGTATTGTAATGTGCTGGTTCATTGTGGTAGAGACGCTTGAGGTGATGAGAGGTGTTTGCAGAACGGTTTCGATAGGCTATCTTGGGGACCCGTGCGCTCAGCAGCGCCAGTTGCCCTTCCGTGTTTTTTAGCCGCTTCCGGCTCCGTGCATCCGATTCGATGCGACGAGAGTACCAGTGCATCGGAATCGGTGCGGTGCAATGTGCCCGCGCATGCACTCCACGATGCCCCTGTAGTGCGAATGCCCGACAGGATTCCACGACGTATTCCGTCGTGTGCCGGCCTCTTGTATACGCTCTTGTATGCTGCAAGCGTGTATACGGTACATGCATGCACACTGTAGATTCGTGCACATTGTACATGTCTGCGCACTGTACATGTATGCAGACTGTACATGTATGCAGACTGTACATGTATGTAGACTACGGCCCGGACGGTACTCGTAGCACCTTTGACTCCACGTGCCGAATAACGATTATTCGCTGGTGCCTTGATGAAGCAATACTTCGACATACTTGAGCTGCAACCCGGCGCCACCCCTGAAGAAGTGAAGGCGGCGTACCGGGATCTGGCCAAGGTCTGGCACCCTGACCGGTTCGAAGGAGATTCGAGATTAAAATCGAAGGCCGCAGAAAAGCTCGCGGAGATCAATGACGCGTATGAGAAGATCCGTGCCTACCAGGCCCGGCAGCGTGCGCGTGCGGATGCCAATGCCACCCAGCGTCCGATCTACCCTTCGGCTTCGGAAACCGAGCAGCCCGGCACGACACCCGATACGACGGGCATTCACCAGCCGGGAGGCCAGCGCCCATCAAACGGCGCGTCGGGCGCCTATTATAGCGGATACCGGCGGCCGACGAATGGCCAGAGTGGACGCCGGCGCCCAGCTGAACGTCCGTCAAACGCAGGTAGCTTCAATGCGTTTCGCGACGAACAAAAACAAAATTCCTGGGCGGAAAGCGCCGCCAATTCTAACCCTTCCTCCACCGGCGCCAAGGCACGCGGATGGGCCGCGCCGGCTTCGCTGACGCGCCGCCGCGCCTCGATCCAGTACGGTCGGTTCGGAAACGCTTACACGAACCCTTATCGCCGCACGCGCAGTAAGCGCAGCCCCGTTATCCTCTACCTCTCCGCCGGCATCCTGCTCATCCTGGGCTTCGCCGCCATCCTCTTCTTTACCCAGCGGGAGGATCGGGTGGCTGATACGAGCTGGATCGAGAACTTGGAAAAGGAAGCGCAGGCTGGCAGCCTCGCCCGGCCTGCCGCCGGCCGCGACGAGACCCCCCTGGCAGACCCGGATTCGGCGGATTTGTGGGAGGTTGAAGCAGGCGGCGCCAATGACGAACCTCGCGCCAGCGCCGCGCGTCGGCGTCTCGCGCCGGCCGTGCCCCCGGGCTATTTCACCCTGGGCTCGTCGAAGGCCGACGTCGTCGCGGCGCAGGGGCAGCCGGACATCATGCGCGACAACCTCTTCCGTTACGGCTTCTCGCAGGTGGTGTTCGACGACGGCCGTGTCGTCGGCTGGCACCAGGCGCCCGAGCGCCCCCTCATGGTTCGCCTCCTTCCTTTTATCTACCGCGACGGGGAGTTTTTTACGGTCGGCTCGACGCGCGACGAGATTATCTCGATTCACGGCACGCCCGATCGCTACGGCGAAGACGGCCGTGAGATGATGTACGGGAAGTCCCGGATCACGTTCGAGCGCGGGCGCGTCATCAACTGGCACCAGACGAACGAGAACCCCCTCAACGCCCGCCTTCTGCCGGGATCGCGAACGAGCGCCACCTACTTCACGCTCCGCTCAACAAAAGATGAGGTCGTGGCCGCCCAGGGCAGCCCGGACAGCTTCAACGAAAACACCCTCCACTACGGCTACTCCACGATCTCCTTCCGCGACGGCCGTGTCGTGGGGTGGCACCAGTCCCCGTCGAATCCCCTCAACGTCATCCTCGAACCCTCGCGGCCCACGAGCTCGATCTCATTCGCCGTCGGTTCGACGCGCGACGAAGTCATCGCCGCCCAGGGCACGCCCGACCAGTACACGGACCGGATGCTCAAGTACGGACACTCCACGATCTCGTTCGAAAACGAGCGCGTGGTCAGCTTCTACGAATCGGCCACCTCGCCGCTCAAGGTCGCCGCGGAATCTCGCCACTGACATTCTCGGGACGCCCAGGTAAGCAGTCGCTTAAGTCCAGTTCGCGCCGGCCGATGCTTCCAATGGGGACCAGCACCGCGCCCGGGGGGGCGTGGCGTCTATCAACCGTTCCCGCAAAGCGTGTCCGCTATGGAAGAACTGGTTGAAAAAGTGCGTCATCTCGAGCGGCTCTACAATGCCGTACTCGATGCCGCCATCGAACAGCACGACATCGAGAAGGCGCATGCGCATCTGCGCGCCTACCATCGGGTGCGACAGGATATCCGGTTGAGCCTGCTGCCGCGCTCGGTCACGCCGTTGCCGGAGATCCGGGACAAGAAGATGCTGGCCCGGCTGCAGCAGATCAGCTCGGGGGAGGATCTCCCCGCCGGCTTCATGCGCGGCCTGTTCCAGGATACCCTCGACGCCGAACGCATCAAGGAGCTCAGCGAGGATCTGTTTTTCTCCTGGTTCGATCCCTACGGCTATGTCGAGGGGTTGTACGAAGTGGGGACGCTGGTGCTGGGCGTCGGGCGGCTGCCCGATTTCCTCGAGGATCTGGTGAAGGAGTTGCGGAATTGCTTCGTCTTCCAGCAGTACAACGCCACTTGCGCGTTATGCCGGACGGCGCTGGAAGTCTGTGTGCGCGACACCTTCGTGCGCGCCGGCCTGGACGATACGCATTCCCCGAACTACCTGTATGTCGAGCAGCGCGTTGCACGCACCTCGCAGCGCTGGTTCCTGGACGCGGAGGACCCCTCACTCGCCCAGATGATCGGGATGTTGTGCCTGCTGAGGCCGTACCGGGCGCTGAAGCATCAGCTGCGCCATATCGTCGACCGCGGCAACGACCTGATCCACGGGCACGTGAAAGTCGACCGCCTGGAGGCCGAGCGCATGCTCCGGTCCACGCTCCAGGCGATTCACGATCTCTACGAGGTCTGAGGAAGGGTTTAAGGTTCGATGTATAAGGTTCAAGGTATGGTGGACGAAGCGGCGTGTAAATGTGGTCTCTGCCGCGAACCCGCCACGCCTTGACACGTAATACGGCCTGATCTCGTCAGATTCGGGCCCGTAGCTCAGCGGTTAGAGCCGTGGACTCATAATCCATTGGTCGTAGGTTCAAATCCTACCGGGCCCACCACCTTATCGTTCGTCACGCGCGCCTCGGGTCTTCTGACCGGGCCGTTTTGCGCTTTCATGAACCCCGGCGAGCTCCGGAACCGCGAAAATAGTCGCCGGTAGCAGAACGCCTGAATCTCTTCTTTTTCCACGGCCGCCGCATGTCCCGGCTCGTGTCACGTACCCTTCTTTCCCCAATCGTCGTTTCGGCCATCTAGCGGCCTCTGGCACTTAAGAAAACGTCCATTCCAGACGATACTTTAAGACATCGAAGCAGGTGTCGTCCCCACTCGCCGCCGCGCCCCTAGCGCATCGGCCGGTGTCCGACACGGTACTCCGCCCCTCGGTCCTCCCGCATCCTGCCAACCCCGATTTCATGCTCTGTTTACTACTGAGAGGCGTCTATCTCATGGCCCTTGTCGCCGGGATGGGAGGACGCATTGCCTGGGGACAATCGGTACAGAACCCGCCGTTGCCTGCGGATCGAGCCCTTACGCAGATGGTGCGCACGGCGTGGACCACCGGTGAAGGCCTGCCGCAAAACTCCGTAAATGCCATCGCGCAGACCACCGACGGCTTTATCTGGCTCGGCACGCAGGAAGGACTCGTCCGCTTCGATGGTGTCGCATTCGACGTCTACGATGCGAGCATCTCGGAGGCCTTCCGATCCAACAATATCCGCACGCTGCTGGCGGACCGCCGTGGCGGACTCTGGGTTGGCACGCACGATGGCGGGCTCATCCGGTATGCGGACAACCGCTTCACCCACATCAACAGCCCGGGCGACGAGCGGGTGATGGCCCTGCTGCAACGCGAAGCCGGCGACGTACTGGTCGCGACGGGAAATCGGGTTTTCACGCTTTCCGACACCACCGTCACGCGTGTGGATGTGCTGCAGGAAGGCCGCATCTCGGCCCTCGCCGAAGACACCCGCACCGGCGAGGTGTGGATCGGAACAGGCAAAAGCGGTCTGTACCGGCTACTGGATGGAGTCGTTTCGAAGGCCTTCGCCGCCCACCCCGTGGCATCCGCCGGCATCAACGCCCTAGCCTTCAGCCCCGACGGCACATTGTGGGCCGGCGCCCGCGACGGCATCTACCGGATCGACGGCGAACGTATCGAACATCTCACCCGAAACGATGGGCTCCCCAGCGACGCCATCGTAACGCTGCTCCCTGACGCCTATGGCAACCTCTGGGCCGGCACCGCCGACTCGGGGATCTTCCGGATGGCCACATCGCCTACGCTCCCAGTTCCCGCCCGCGATCAGCTGGCTCGCAGTCCGTACGGGCTCACGGACACCAGCGTAAAGGCCCTGTTCATCGACCGGGAAGGGAGCCTCTGGATCGGCATCGACGGCGGCGGCGTCCAGCAGCTCCGCGCCGGCAAGGTAACCCCCTTCACCATCGAGCAAGGCCTGGCCGACGACCACGTCTACCCCATTCACGAGGACCCTGCCGGCGCCATCTGGTTCGGCGGCGAACTCGGCGTTACCCGCATGGAGCCTGACGGGAGCACGACGCTTTATAACCAGGCCAGCGGTCTCCCCACCAACTTTGTGCTCTCGATCGCCAGCACGCCCGACGGCGCGGTATGGCTCGGCACGATGAACGGCCTCGCCCGCGTGTTAAACGGCCGGATCCGCACCTACACCGAGACGGACGGCCTGCCGGACAACGCCATCTATGGCCTCTATGCGGATCGTGCCGGCGCCCTGTGGATTGCCACAGGCGGCGGCCTGTCTCATTTCGACGGGCGCACGTTCACCAACTACTCGGAAGCCAACGGACTCGTCAGCAACTACGTCACGGTGGTACTGGAAGACCGCCACGGAACGGTGTGGATCGGGACGTACGACAAGGGCCTTAATTTGATGAAAGACGGGACCCTGTACACGCTGAAGAAGAGCGACGGCCTCTCGCACGACGGCATCCTCTCGCTCCACGAGGACGACGCCGGCGTCCTCTGGGTGGGCACGTACGGCGGCGGCCTGAACCGGATCGAAAACGGCGTCATATCGTTCGTCACCAGCCGCGACGGCCTGTTCAACGACAAGGTGTCGCAGATCCTGGAAGACGAGAATCGAAACCTGTGGATCAGCTCGAACAAAGGGCTTTACACGGTGTCGCGCGACGAAATCGCACGATTTGCCGCCGGCGAAATCACCCGCATCACCTCGCATCTCTACGACCGCAGCGACGGGTTGCTCAGTCAGGAGTTTACGGGCGGCATCCAGCCGGCCGGCTGGAAATCGCGCGATGGCCGTTTCTGGTTTCCCTCGGACGCCGGCGCGGTTATGGTGAACCCCGGTGCGATGGTTACAAACGCGATCCCGCCCCCTGTCGTCATCAAAAAGACGGAGATGAACCGGCCGATGACCTATGTGGATGGGGTCTACACCCTCCCGGCCGGGACGTCCAGATTTGAAATCCAGTTCACCGCGCTCACGTATGTGGCGCCGCAGAAAACCCGTTACCGGTACATCCTGGAAGGGGAGGATGAGGACTGGATCGATGCCGGGACGCTGCGCGACGCTCATTACCGCAACCTCGAACCCGGCCACTACCGCTTCCGCGTCCGCGCGCAGAACGCGGATGGGCTCTG contains:
- a CDS encoding Lrp/AsnC family transcriptional regulator, which gives rise to MDRIDEIDVKILSLLQAQGRMKRNRIAEEVGLSVPSVSERMRKLEERGVITGYFAVVSAKRLHIDITAFIRVRVENSDGYPEFVRRASELPEVQEVHSITGEGSHILKIRTRNTTTLEQLLARLQSWPSVQGTSTSIVLSTYKETREIDVVPSDLLAGEPT
- a CDS encoding J domain-containing protein; translation: MKQYFDILELQPGATPEEVKAAYRDLAKVWHPDRFEGDSRLKSKAAEKLAEINDAYEKIRAYQARQRARADANATQRPIYPSASETEQPGTTPDTTGIHQPGGQRPSNGASGAYYSGYRRPTNGQSGRRRPAERPSNAGSFNAFRDEQKQNSWAESAANSNPSSTGAKARGWAAPASLTRRRASIQYGRFGNAYTNPYRRTRSKRSPVILYLSAGILLILGFAAILFFTQREDRVADTSWIENLEKEAQAGSLARPAAGRDETPLADPDSADLWEVEAGGANDEPRASAARRRLAPAVPPGYFTLGSSKADVVAAQGQPDIMRDNLFRYGFSQVVFDDGRVVGWHQAPERPLMVRLLPFIYRDGEFFTVGSTRDEIISIHGTPDRYGEDGREMMYGKSRITFERGRVINWHQTNENPLNARLLPGSRTSATYFTLRSTKDEVVAAQGSPDSFNENTLHYGYSTISFRDGRVVGWHQSPSNPLNVILEPSRPTSSISFAVGSTRDEVIAAQGTPDQYTDRMLKYGHSTISFENERVVSFYESATSPLKVAAESRH